The following nucleotide sequence is from Malania oleifera isolate guangnan ecotype guangnan chromosome 4, ASM2987363v1, whole genome shotgun sequence.
tTTTCTTTACCTTTTTCATTTCAAGAATCGCATGAAAATttttcagcccctttaattgttttgctattcttttgttctcattctttaggCGTATTTCATGCTTAGAGATTATAACTAGAAACTTGTGGATTTTCAAgaaagtcttttctagttcttcatatgatagcatgcttttaatattcaaatcagcacatgattcatcaagagAATTATCACAACAGTTTTCatacgaatcattgcatgcatgctcaataTGACTATCATGAAGTACAAaggatgattcattccataatatgctgcaacattcaatatatgaatcatcacaaacaTCACTATCAAAACTATTATGATATCCAACagatggtccagcatttgatatgttacaaaaacaaacatatgattcattacaaaatttttcataacatcgcatgaaccatttacagcattatcaatagatgattcaataTATGACCCAATccagcattcatcatcaattgggctagagtgagaatcatatacctcgtcgttgatgtctagctcatgaattacctcctcttgatcatctggaggagttaccatctctgttttctgggatttttcatattgcttttttaattcatcccagatttcctgtgcagtcTGATAtaccacaaactcaacaaagatatcagaatctaacgcaagatataacatgttcatggcattagaattaatcatattaaaatcagtctcatttatttgtgcacatcttcctttggtAGTCACAAGCCACATCCTCCAGTCCatggatttcaaaaatatggtcattctaactttccatatggtgtagtcgacaccacaaaatactggaggcctgaaaagtgactgtccctcaacgaatggggatacaccaatgtgagccattgccatctttttacaaaaacgtttaagtcaagtacaacgaaactctgataccaattgttagaatttgtgtattcccaagagggggggtgaattggaattttaaactttttctcctaggttaatgtattcaataacagtatatgcacaacctaggacctgtctatgcaatttccaaatgcgtagataaatataatatgaaaattaagtcatacgcatcattcacccataacatacatgtgcggtaaatgtaaagtacgaaaatgtaagcaaacacacgatatgttatcggggttcgaccaactgtgcctacgtccccgcctcaagctcacaagcttgaggattccactagtagctcacctaagggtggagcgacaccgtttacaaacaggtcaaattaacacagggctaacctcaaccttaaccaggtcaattagcgggctgacctcaacctacacgccttaacaggacgacgcacctaactttcctaaccgggtctaagccaatccgggactattccagggctagtctccctcttcaggcccgtgcctaaaaatacaaccaaagtgtattacaatgaaacgGTACaataattgtgctttcaagtaaagcagatatgtacccaaatttgcgcaataatatacaccacaaatatgaaataatttgtaaggtcaatgtggtctagatgattcaactctcaaaggtattttctatagGTGTAAAGAGTaagtgagagtgtcaaacaaacaatctttgtatcacaagatattcaacaaataggttcacacaaagatgtcaagtcttatgtatttcaatcattaagatatctcaaacatgtaagtattaaacaatgtatatgcttggtttgcaaaagacatgtaatctttgtattcagcaaataatatattaatgaaagaatattacaacaaagatcacaatcacacaagcaaatatctgtTCAAAGTATTTTCCAatataaaagtacaatagatatttggaagtgtttgaaaagtttttgcaaacaaaaacaaatacactcttttcaagatcttgcaatgaaagtgcaagcttagaagatctaacaaggttttcttaggaaatgcttattagcaaaagcctcctaagaatccttaggtttggctctcaagaaaatcgtgtcaaacaagtagcataaggagagcaaaccttttaaacaaaacactcaatcaacttacaaaatatgtaggcaatgatagaaggcaagtatgagtggtttgagtaataaactGAATATTATaggattttgatttttcaaagaattttccctaatcaaagtggctaatgtcttattaattttctcaaatgaactcatatatatatataggcaaaggagaaaatatgaccgttggggacctattgagtattattagaaaagtttaatgatgtttaaggtattttaaccctgcttagaaaaatattaaccacgataaaaatgggagcaacccgaaGGTCCGGTAGACcagaagtggttcggtcgaccaggattcaaatggctcggtcgaccaggggtgttttgaactaagtggtcagtcgaccgaggaagggtgatttcccaaatttccgaggttcgatcgatcggggctattttgaactgaagggctcggtcgaccagaccgttgggagtTCTCCCACGACCCTTTGGTCAACTAGGTAGTTGAAGTACAAAAGTGCtcgatcgaccgggaggtcaaaaagttgacttccaggtggttcggtcgaccggggtcaaatgaactacatggtctcggtcaaccgggccttggtcaaattgttgacccagggccagttcggtcgaccgggccaaattgaactgaattggccggtcgaccgaaagtacaccaagtgtgcatttcggtcccgtatcgacCCAAATAAGTCTTATTCAAGTGCCTTATAAACATATGTAAAATATGTGCGTGTCctaggtcacttggggtccaatttgaagacaccgaaaaagttcggtgttggtcgaccgaaggtgcaccctaaggtctttctatggtcctttctcattcatggttcggtttgagcttacataataaatcatacgtgtgatgtgtgtgaacttattacaaaccaaatgtcctaattactattacagaccaatatagatatattacaaagaatatgatttggccTTCAAGctttgctttgtgcacatcttgatcttatcattcttgattcctgcacaaaaactcaaacactcattagatacaatgagtatttgtcataatcaaaactgggcgtgaccaataaggtcaacaagtcgaacctcgtaaaatcttgtgtctttcttcttccttactctttattttttagcaatacttacaacctgcatgtatgctttaaattgttaattctgagtatatggttgttaaatagaccggaagataattcattttggcttgatcagcattgattgtggaaacaaaaagggattacgttggttgatcaagctaaacttattaatctgaaagtttgtttaaaagctaaacacaaagaagaattgtgagtttggaataaacacaaggcttacataaattcagcgtgctttacaatttattacaaggctattgatacaaaaatcgagtttttgattatcttgttgattggttgtggttgaaataattttaaaattccaattcacccctcccccctcttaggaagctatcctaatttcaattggtattagagcctagttatagaaaattcctgacaagaagctataaaaagatctaaatgactaACATAGGaatagctccttttggagagggtcaatcctcaactcgtccaccaatcttttgtggacacaactacaccttttggaaaaagaaaatgcaaatctacctccaacacatggattggaaagcataagaagtagttatggatggagaccttattcccaccaagataatagatggaaaacatattccaaaagagaaaaaggatatgatcgattcatattataagatgcttcaaataaactcaagtgctataaatgttttgtactgtgttttagacgctaacgaatttaatagggtcatggcttgtaaaacagctaaagaaatatgtgaCAAATtggaagttacatatgaaggagcTATTGATGtcagggacaataggatagacatgttaacaagcgaatatgaagcattcaagatgaattcagatgaatccatatcgaGTAtatacacaagattcacccacataattaattacttaagtgccttaggaaaaacttataccacctatgaaattattaggaaaattttgagaggccttccctacatatgggaacctaaggctacaacaattactgaaggaagaaaccttaagaccacctccttagatgaactcataagatcactccttacctatgaaatggctctaaaagaaaaaaatcctgaaccaaagcataagaaatttATTGCACTAAAAGTATCAAGCCAcaattcaagtgaagaagaaagtgaatcaagtgacttagatcaagatgagcattcatcactaagagactaggaaagttttatagatgGAATAAAAATTTCCtaagttcaacaaaagaaaaattgaaaaagtaaaatcaagtagaaaagaaaataaaagtataagtgaacctcctatatgctatcattgtaaaaaactaggacatatcaaaccagactgcccattgctcaagaaagacaagaagaaaaagaaggaagctatgaaggccacttgggatgactcaagctccaacgaaactgaaaatgaatcaagtggacaaaaGATGGCAAatgtatgcttcatggcgaatgatgaagaggtaaattcctactacttttcaacaaaatcttgtaatgaatcttatgatgagtcatgtgatagtatgccctcatacaaaaaattacaagctgaattattttccttacataaaagattcataaaaattttcaaaagaaatataaccttgaaggatcaaaataaggaactattgaagcaacttgaatcattcaaaaccattgaaaaagaaaaagattcttgtattaagaagttagaggaggaagtaagcaaagtaactcaagaattaggcaaaacttaTAAAGAAGacttgaatagaaaggatcaagaaataaatgaactaaagaaattagtagaggataaagaaaaaattatatataattttacaaaaggtagagataattttgaaaaaatgattgggcagcaaaggctacatgggaataaagaaggaataggttacaatgataaaacaaacaaaaagaataagaaattatgcATGGGATACTTTgccaaggaagccaagcactatgctagcacttccttaaacaacaaacatgaacacactattTGCTATATGtacaagactaaaggtcacgtaatgtttgattacccactaaaaaggaagtatgttaaattACAAGGAGCATGGAAAGTTAacaatggaactaacaacaaaacaaagaaagttaaaaggatttgggttccaaagactaacacaatgaatcctccattgtagatATGTTTTAGGACATCATCATCaatggacaagtggtacttggacagcgagtgttcaagacacatgaccgacGATAAGACTAAGTTTTCCcctctaaaacaaaaggatgaaggatatgtcaccttcggcgataatgccaaaggtaagatcattggcatcgggacaataggtaaagaaccttccattactattgataatgtattattagtagaaggtttaaaacacaatcttttaagcatttggccaattgagtgacaaagggtttgaaataatctttaagaaagaaaaatgtattaTTCAAGATCCCAAAGAAAATTAAATCTTGTTTATAACTCTTaagataaataatgtttattgtataaatcttgagaatctaatgaatcaaaacgtaacttatttggcagccatgaatgaaataagttggctatggcatagaaagttaggacatgctagcatgaacttattatccaaattatcaaagaaaaatcttgtaaaagtattaccaaataccaaattcataaaagacaagatgtgtgacgcatgccaaaaggaaaagcaagttaaaacaagctttaaaaataaaaagtatatatctactaaaagacccctagaactattacatctaaacttattcggtccaactagaaccttaaacttaggaggaaaacaatatgcttttgttatagtggatgattattcaaggttcacttgggtattgttcctaacaaataaagataaaatttgtgacatgctaatcaccttatgtaagaaattacaaaataaaaagggttataatgtaacaagttttagaagtgatcaaggtagggagtttagaaacaaagaggttgataaattctataatgaatatggaataaaccataatttctcagcaccaataactccacaacaaaatggagttgtagacaGAAAAAATAGAATCCTACAAGAGATGGCAAGAGTAATGATAtacgaaaataatctacctaaatacttttggactAAAActataaatacaacatgttatattgtaaatagggtatctataagatcaagtatagataaaacaccatatgaactatggaaaggaagaaaacctaatatatcttactttcatgttttttgatgcaaatgtttcatccttaacactaaagatgatttaggaaagtttgatgcaaaatctaatgaaggtatctttttaggctactctacaaataacaaagtctatagggtttataataggagaactcgtattatcattgaatcaatacacataacatttgatgaatcaaacaattatgaaaataaaattaagaatgatgaaaaagaagatattccacaaaaagaagaagaagatcttgaaataaaagaaaaaaataataatgagacttcaaatgaaaacattgtagaaaatctagaactacctaaagaatggaaatatactaaaagtcatccaaaagaataAATACTTGGAGAAATTTCAAAAAGAATAACCACttgagcctcattgaaaaatatttgcaatcattatgcctttttgtctcaagatgaacccaaaaatattgaagatgccttaaaagatgactcttggattataactatgcacgaggaactaaatcaatttgaaagaagccatgTATGGGAACTTATTCCTAAACCCAaggacaaatcaatcataggaaccaaatgggtgtttagaaataaaaaggatgaaaatggagttgttgtaagaaataaagttaggctagtagcacaagatTATAATCAAtaagaaggtatcgattacgatgaaacctttgcccccatagcaagaatggaagtaaTTAGGATGTTCTTAgtttatgcagcctataaggacttcaaattataccaaatggatgtaaaaagtgcttttttaaatggatatataaatgaagaagtatatgtaaaacaacctctacgttttgaaaattcaaaaaatccagatcatgtatttaagttaactaaatctttatatggattgaaacaaactcctagaacttggtatgaaaggttaagtaagtttctaattcaaaataatttttcaaaaggaaagatagataatactttattataaaaaccaaaaacaaagacatgcttatagtacaaatttatgttgatgatattatttttggagcaactcatgaggatttgtgtaatgaatttgctaagtctatgcaaaaagagtttgagattagcatgatgggagagttaaattactttctaagaTTATAAATCAAACAAGTAAAAAatgaaactttcataaatcaaactaaatatattaaagacatgttaaagaagtttgatatggaagaaagtaaacctacaAGAACTCTCATGaacacttcaactagtcttgacaaggatgaaaaaaggaaacaagtagatactaagcattaccgaggtatgataggaagcttactttacttaacag
It contains:
- the LOC131154190 gene encoding uncharacterized protein LOC131154190; this encodes MAMAHIGVSPFVEGQSLFRPPVFCGVDYTIWKVRMTIFLKSMDWRMWLVTTKGRCAQINETDFNMINSNAMNMLYLALDSDIFVEFVVYQTAQEIWDELKKQYEKSQKTEMVTPPDDQEEVIHELDINDEESRMIRSRCTQSKA